In Mustelus asterias unplaced genomic scaffold, sMusAst1.hap1.1 HAP1_SCAFFOLD_681, whole genome shotgun sequence, one DNA window encodes the following:
- the LOC144487261 gene encoding uncharacterized protein LOC144487261 isoform X1, translating to MKKGENLSYVTKALFLLAQLKNCVGQTQTKRRNVPLTPHIVTNQKVQCQQEKFLTVVDMMKGPHKVPHLIIQDVSKYCRMRILHLQQMKTVKSITDVRVQWYFTQYTRKNKTRKRETGNVHQQDFTRQDIDEVNEYLFAC from the exons atgaagaaGGGAGAAAACCTGAGTTATGTAACCAAAGCACTCTTTTTGTTAGCCCAACTGAAGAACTGTGTTGGTCAGACACAGACCAAAAGGAGAAATGTTCCTCTTACTCCTCATATTGTGACCAACCAGAAAGTCCAATGTCAACAAGAGAAATTTCTCACAGTTGTAGACATGATGAAAGGTCCCCACAAAGTTCCACATCTCATAATCCAGGATGTCAGCAAGTATTGTCGCATGAGGATTCTCCATTTGCAACAAATGAAGACTGTGAAG TCTATTACCGATGTGAGAGTCCAGTGGTATTTCACACAGTACACGAGGAAGAATAAAACAAGAAAACGTGAAACGGGTAAT GTTCATCAGCAGGATTTCACAAGACAGGACATCGATGAAGTAAATGAATATCTTTTTGCCTGCTGA
- the LOC144487261 gene encoding uncharacterized protein LOC144487261 isoform X2 → MKKGENLSYVTKALFLLAQLKNCVGQTQTKRRNVPLTPHIVTNQKVQCQQEKFLTVVDMMKGPHKVPHLIIQDVSKYCRMRILHLQQMKTVKSITDVRVQWYFTQYTRKNKTRKRETGSSAGFHKTGHR, encoded by the exons atgaagaaGGGAGAAAACCTGAGTTATGTAACCAAAGCACTCTTTTTGTTAGCCCAACTGAAGAACTGTGTTGGTCAGACACAGACCAAAAGGAGAAATGTTCCTCTTACTCCTCATATTGTGACCAACCAGAAAGTCCAATGTCAACAAGAGAAATTTCTCACAGTTGTAGACATGATGAAAGGTCCCCACAAAGTTCCACATCTCATAATCCAGGATGTCAGCAAGTATTGTCGCATGAGGATTCTCCATTTGCAACAAATGAAGACTGTGAAG TCTATTACCGATGTGAGAGTCCAGTGGTATTTCACACAGTACACGAGGAAGAATAAAACAAGAAAACGTGAAACGG GTTCATCAGCAGGATTTCACAAGACAGGACATCGATGA